A window of Verrucomicrobiota bacterium JB022 genomic DNA:
TATCCGATTGAGCGAATGCGATCAAACTGCCGTCTTCTGCTAACGCTATGCCCCCCCCAAACGGGGCACACTGGAAAGTGACGACTTTCCGTCCTGTGATAACCGGCCGGAGGGGGAAAGACTCATAGGCTCGCCCAATTTCTACCAGATCGCCGTTCTTCAATAGCGCAAAACTGTCTCGAAATGCGACCACGTCTTCCACCGGTTGCATTCCAGTGAAGGCAACGTAGGCGGTTCCGCCCCAAGGAATCAGCTGTCCATTCGCGCGCAAAAACAGTCCGCTATCATACTCCCCAATTACATCGTCGAAGTATGGTCTACGCAGCTCTTCCGGTATTTTGTAATGGGTATCGCCTCCCGTCACGAGCGCATCATAAGCTGCCAGCGGTGCGGCGGAGGTGAACAGGGCGAAGGCCGAGAGAGCCAAGCGATGGAAGGTGCCGGAAGATGTCATGACAGCGTGGATAAGAAAAATACGGTTAGCTTGAGCAGAACGATCCATGCATAGGGTCGCAACCTTAATTTGCCGTAAGTTATGGGTCGCGCCGTGTCTGCTTGTAGCTACGCTGGCACCACGCTGAAGGAGCCGTCGGTTTCGAGAATGACCAGGCGCGCCCGGGCGGGATCGGCAAGGCCGCTGGAGCGACAGGCGGCTTCGATCTCGTCGGGCGTCACGCGGGCGCTTTTCATCGCTTGGGGCAACATCTCGCCGTCGCGCAGCAACAGCCGGGGCTCGCCGGTTACGACCTTTTTCACCCAAGAGATGCGGACGCTTGACCACGTGATGAGGAACTGAAGCCCGACCAGCAGGGCGAGGGCGGCCGCACCCTGCGCCAGCGCCACGTCTTTACTCAGCAGGATACTGGCAAGCGTCGAACCAAGCGCGACGGTGATGATGAAGTCGAAGGCGTTCATCTTGGAAAGGGTCCGCCGGCCCGAGATGCGCAGAAACAGGAGCAGGCACCCATACGCCATCACGCCTATGATGAGCGTCCGCAGGACCGGCGACCACCCGTTGAAGAAAAAGCTGTCCATCTTCCCCATAACGAGCAGGTTTCCTGCCGG
This region includes:
- a CDS encoding DUF421 domain-containing protein, with translation MDSFFFNGWSPVLRTLIIGVMAYGCLLLFLRISGRRTLSKMNAFDFIITVALGSTLASILLSKDVALAQGAAALALLVGLQFLITWSSVRISWVKKVVTGEPRLLLRDGEMLPQAMKSARVTPDEIEAACRSSGLADPARARLVILETDGSFSVVPA